From Synoicihabitans lomoniglobus, the proteins below share one genomic window:
- a CDS encoding glycosyltransferase, translating to MSGSKTDRKIAIVTPWFGRELKGGAELQSWNLALRFAGRGYEVEVITTCCSSFQNDWSTNDLPAGRTTEPEGFSVLRFPVKPRDRAAFDRVCGYLLSLDPASLTPGVSPLSEEDESVFEEHLIRCPSLLEYLGKEGWRYRAFIFLPYLYGPILKGLPIVASRAWLQPCLHDEAYAYLRCVQRIFFEAKHILWNSAGEEALGLRLYGPAIKPKSAVVGEGVEPISPLPSGPDIERLNELTPFVLVLGRKDRGKGTYLVAEAFKAHRSNGHSSLNMVIAGPGSDNFSDPSSGIFDLGLVSEDVRAWLLRKTIALLQPSPNESFSRVIFEAWFVSKPVVARRSCLATAEAVKSSRGGWLAENRDEWIEMLEQLELMDGADLAAAGQQGSDYAAHLATWENVMDRYDELLAPATNMEAQEIEINLTIYALEPQRIILIAGLREVASWEISTDQPKEVDGLRATIFEHDRILYLETNRSSRRTAPDPRNRGFCLTRFEARNEQGSDLRVRLSKGWNRSEDGNGSYPRWSTGSAEITINSPTVKGQGQIHQVLPNLGYGDAIGNHSMWIREQLQMLGYDSEIFARHIAPEVIDEAHHLTGPGALPKTAALLYHHSIGTEITPWVCNHPAARGLIYHNITPAEFFRHYRPELVKICRDGRRDLRHLAPFFRVNVGDSAHNASELEENGFDAPGVLPLCIDPQHWSFPPDDRIMAELHGKGSNILFVGRIVPNKRHEDLIVGFFHLRLRDPNARLYLVGTADVASFYQDCLSELVRGLQLEDSVQFVGRVNEAQLNAYYRCASLFWCASEHEGFCVPLIEAMWFDVPVLSYASTAIPETLAGSGCLYHSKADPNVAADLAFKLLHDSDYRESILSGQRTRREAFLPARVRPILENIAANLQSLQGEAPPPPMDIGTPRTIAVVKLDHIGDLVLATPVFAALKSRFPNAEITAVVAPSSAPILEANPNVRHIVTYNAPWMWRNPPAGRKLAHLLDANAAGQRMLLETKFDLVVNLRSDHGNVPFAASIPHRILLSYTNDTSYGFFITHPLTRTKAMHATEQHRQLLAAVGVTDWSDPELFPSPAHHSAVEKTHSFEPGTIALFPGAGVPLKKWPIAKFTKLAHLLVEQGLPVVVIGARDELEDAEKISAVPGVVNLCGKFSLLETASALACCSALVSNDSAPVHIAAAMGTPVICITRPLVRDEFSPVGIQHLTCCANLCYNPCDGFDPTKRSIAVEQCQCIEDITVEDVLRKVRSINALSFCSSSLPAESSAPAVTP from the coding sequence GTGAGTGGTTCTAAAACTGACCGTAAAATTGCGATCGTCACACCGTGGTTCGGGCGCGAACTCAAAGGAGGCGCCGAACTTCAATCATGGAACTTAGCTCTTCGGTTTGCCGGCCGCGGTTACGAAGTCGAGGTCATTACCACCTGCTGCAGCTCATTTCAGAATGATTGGTCAACCAACGACTTACCAGCTGGGCGAACAACAGAACCGGAAGGCTTTTCCGTTCTACGTTTCCCTGTTAAACCGAGAGATCGGGCTGCATTCGATCGAGTTTGCGGCTACCTGCTTTCCCTAGATCCAGCATCGCTCACACCAGGAGTAAGTCCACTTTCGGAGGAAGATGAGAGTGTGTTTGAGGAGCATCTAATCCGTTGTCCGTCGCTGCTCGAGTATTTAGGCAAAGAGGGATGGCGCTATCGCGCATTTATTTTTCTTCCCTATCTTTACGGCCCAATCCTGAAAGGTCTTCCCATTGTAGCTTCAAGAGCATGGTTGCAGCCCTGCTTGCATGATGAAGCCTATGCTTACCTTAGATGTGTCCAGCGGATATTTTTTGAGGCGAAACACATCCTTTGGAACAGCGCGGGAGAAGAAGCATTGGGTTTGCGGCTCTACGGACCAGCCATTAAACCAAAGTCCGCAGTCGTAGGGGAAGGCGTCGAACCCATTTCTCCCCTTCCGTCGGGTCCGGATATCGAACGATTAAACGAGTTAACACCTTTTGTCCTCGTGCTCGGGCGAAAAGATCGCGGTAAAGGCACCTATCTTGTAGCGGAAGCCTTCAAAGCTCATCGTTCCAACGGCCATTCAAGTCTGAACATGGTGATCGCGGGTCCGGGCTCCGACAATTTTTCCGATCCCTCTTCGGGCATTTTCGACTTGGGTTTGGTTTCCGAAGACGTGCGAGCTTGGCTGCTACGAAAAACAATCGCCCTGCTCCAGCCGAGCCCGAACGAAAGCTTTTCACGCGTAATCTTCGAGGCATGGTTTGTATCCAAACCAGTGGTTGCTCGTCGCTCCTGTCTTGCCACTGCGGAAGCGGTCAAATCTAGCCGCGGAGGTTGGCTCGCAGAAAACCGCGATGAATGGATTGAGATGCTGGAACAGTTGGAATTGATGGATGGCGCTGATCTCGCAGCCGCCGGGCAGCAAGGTTCCGATTATGCTGCTCATTTAGCGACGTGGGAAAACGTCATGGATCGCTACGATGAACTGTTGGCGCCAGCGACCAACATGGAAGCTCAAGAAATTGAGATCAATTTGACCATCTACGCGCTTGAACCACAACGCATCATACTAATTGCTGGATTGAGAGAGGTGGCGAGTTGGGAAATCAGCACCGATCAGCCAAAAGAGGTTGATGGTCTTCGTGCCACGATTTTCGAGCATGATCGAATTCTCTATCTGGAGACTAATCGTTCATCCCGCCGCACCGCCCCAGATCCACGCAACCGCGGATTCTGTCTCACACGATTTGAAGCTAGAAACGAACAGGGGAGCGACCTGCGCGTGCGCTTGAGCAAAGGTTGGAACCGCAGCGAAGATGGGAACGGCAGTTACCCACGATGGTCAACTGGATCTGCCGAAATTACCATCAATTCCCCCACAGTCAAAGGCCAAGGTCAAATCCATCAAGTCTTGCCCAATCTCGGCTACGGTGACGCGATCGGTAATCACAGTATGTGGATCCGTGAACAACTACAGATGCTCGGCTATGATTCTGAGATTTTTGCACGACACATTGCACCAGAAGTCATTGACGAAGCTCACCACTTAACCGGTCCGGGGGCCCTGCCGAAAACCGCCGCACTGCTGTATCATCATTCAATTGGGACGGAAATAACCCCTTGGGTTTGCAACCATCCTGCAGCGAGGGGACTTATATACCACAATATCACGCCAGCGGAATTTTTCCGGCACTATCGTCCTGAACTAGTGAAAATATGCCGGGACGGACGCAGAGATCTTCGCCATTTAGCGCCGTTCTTCCGCGTCAACGTCGGCGACTCGGCCCACAACGCATCCGAGCTCGAAGAAAACGGATTTGATGCGCCGGGTGTGCTGCCACTATGTATTGACCCGCAACATTGGTCCTTTCCCCCTGACGACCGAATTATGGCCGAGCTGCATGGAAAGGGTAGCAACATTCTGTTCGTAGGTCGTATTGTTCCAAACAAACGGCATGAGGACCTGATTGTTGGGTTTTTCCATTTACGACTCCGCGATCCGAACGCCCGCCTATATCTCGTTGGCACTGCGGACGTCGCTTCGTTCTATCAGGATTGCCTGTCGGAGCTCGTCAGGGGTCTTCAACTCGAAGATTCCGTGCAATTCGTAGGTCGGGTGAACGAAGCACAATTGAATGCCTACTATCGTTGTGCGTCGCTATTTTGGTGTGCTAGTGAACATGAAGGGTTTTGTGTGCCACTCATAGAGGCGATGTGGTTCGACGTCCCGGTTCTCTCCTACGCCTCCACCGCAATCCCGGAAACTCTTGCCGGATCTGGATGTCTGTATCACTCTAAGGCCGATCCTAACGTAGCGGCCGACCTCGCTTTCAAGCTGCTTCACGACAGTGACTATCGGGAAAGCATTCTAAGCGGTCAGCGGACTCGACGGGAAGCATTCCTTCCCGCCCGCGTCAGACCGATTCTCGAAAATATCGCCGCGAATCTGCAATCCCTGCAAGGTGAAGCTCCTCCGCCACCGATGGATATCGGGACCCCGCGCACGATTGCTGTGGTCAAGCTCGATCACATTGGAGACTTGGTTCTCGCGACACCGGTGTTTGCCGCGTTGAAAAGCCGATTTCCCAATGCGGAGATCACCGCGGTTGTTGCACCGAGTTCAGCGCCTATCCTAGAGGCGAATCCGAACGTAAGACACATAGTGACTTACAATGCACCGTGGATGTGGCGTAATCCGCCAGCAGGACGAAAACTTGCGCATTTACTGGACGCCAATGCGGCCGGCCAACGCATGCTTTTGGAAACAAAATTCGACTTGGTCGTGAATCTACGCTCTGACCACGGCAATGTTCCTTTTGCTGCGTCAATCCCGCATCGCATATTGCTCTCCTACACCAATGACACGTCCTACGGTTTTTTCATTACACATCCATTGACGCGGACTAAGGCCATGCACGCAACGGAACAGCACCGACAACTCCTCGCAGCGGTTGGTGTAACCGATTGGTCGGACCCCGAACTTTTTCCGTCTCCAGCCCACCACTCAGCTGTCGAAAAGACACACAGCTTCGAACCCGGGACCATTGCTCTTTTCCCCGGTGCTGGAGTGCCACTTAAGAAGTGGCCTATCGCAAAGTTCACCAAACTCGCCCACTTACTCGTTGAACAAGGACTGCCTGTGGTTGTGATTGGAGCTCGCGACGAACTCGAAGATGCAGAAAAGATTTCCGCGGTGCCTGGCGTCGTGAATCTTTGTGGGAAATTCTCTCTTCTAGAAACGGCTTCTGCGCTCGCGTGCTGCTCCGCACTTGTCAGCAATGACAGCGCGCCCGTCCATATCGCGGCGGCCATGGGCACGCCAGTGATTTGCATAACTCGGCCGTTGGTTCGGGATGAGTTTTCACCGGTAGGAATCCAACATCTCACCTGCTGTGCCAACTTGTGTTACAATCCTTGCGACGGTTTTGATCCGACCAAACGCAGCATTGCCGTCGAACAATGCCAGTGTATCGAAGATATCACAGTCGAAGACGTTCTCCGAAAGGTGCGCAGCATCAACGCATTGAGTTTTTGCTCGTCCAGCCTCCCAGCAGAATCCAGCGCGCCTGCGGTCACACCATGA
- a CDS encoding D-glycero-alpha-D-manno-heptose-1,7-bisphosphate 7-phosphatase: protein MSTNLNRAEPGKAIFLDRDGTIITDVGYLSDPCKVELLPGASEALKALRINGFRLFLFTNQSGVGRGFFPLETVEICNQRMEKLLDLPDPVFDGVCIAPEAPNQPVVYRKPSPRYIIETVINQQLDKTQCWMVGDKRSDVEAGLLAGINAARIGDSNLTGLPKEVLHFQTLNAFALRIIAGT from the coding sequence ATGAGCACAAACCTCAATCGTGCCGAACCGGGCAAAGCCATCTTTTTAGATCGCGACGGGACTATAATCACTGATGTCGGCTATTTGAGCGATCCCTGTAAGGTCGAACTGCTGCCTGGGGCATCTGAAGCCTTGAAGGCTCTACGAATCAACGGGTTTCGACTCTTCCTTTTTACAAATCAGAGCGGTGTTGGACGTGGTTTTTTCCCCCTGGAAACGGTAGAAATATGCAACCAAAGGATGGAAAAACTATTGGATTTACCCGATCCGGTTTTTGACGGCGTTTGTATCGCTCCCGAGGCTCCCAACCAACCAGTGGTTTATCGGAAGCCGAGTCCCCGCTACATCATTGAAACGGTGATCAATCAGCAGCTGGATAAAACTCAATGTTGGATGGTAGGCGACAAACGAAGCGACGTCGAAGCGGGCCTTTTAGCGGGAATTAATGCGGCCCGAATTGGGGATAGCAATCTCACTGGTTTACCTAAAGAAGTGCTTCACTTTCAGACGCTAAACGCTTTTGCGCTCAGGATAATTGCAGGAACTTAG
- a CDS encoding adenylyltransferase/cytidyltransferase family protein, whose product MLQNSKLLSLDSLITKRERLRHIHKTCVLTNGCFDLLHTGHLFFLQAARNLGDYLIVALNSDSSIRALKGTGRPVITETERAYALAALECVDCVLVFKTPDLEEEIKAICPDIYAKAGDYSLTRLHSGERAALETCDAKIEFLPFLEGFSTTNLIHKIARAGEIT is encoded by the coding sequence ATGCTTCAAAACTCTAAATTATTATCTCTCGACAGCCTGATCACGAAACGTGAACGTTTGCGCCACATTCACAAAACGTGCGTCTTGACGAACGGTTGTTTCGATCTGCTGCACACAGGTCATCTGTTTTTCTTACAGGCCGCACGTAACTTGGGCGATTACTTGATTGTAGCATTGAACAGCGATTCCAGCATTCGAGCGCTAAAGGGGACTGGTCGACCAGTGATCACGGAAACGGAGCGCGCTTATGCGTTAGCCGCCTTGGAGTGCGTCGATTGCGTATTGGTGTTCAAAACTCCGGATCTTGAGGAGGAGATTAAAGCAATCTGCCCCGACATTTATGCCAAGGCAGGCGATTACTCTCTGACCCGATTGCACTCTGGCGAAAGAGCTGCGTTGGAGACTTGTGACGCTAAGATTGAGTTTCTGCCGTTCTTGGAAGGATTTAGCACCACCAATTTAATTCATAAAATCGCCCGAGCCGGAGAAATTACCTGA
- the rfaD gene encoding ADP-glyceromanno-heptose 6-epimerase has protein sequence MPLINPRIVITGAAGFIGSRLLARLNETTSAEDILAVDHPISQRKVTNLAVAPDVSFLTHTAFIEALESGSLSPEVIFHMGACSSTVETDWRYLAENNIRYSQRIWEWSAANGRQFIYASSAATYGDGTHGFDDEYDIQNLRPLNLYGKSKHDFDLWVEAQTQKDRARPAQCVGLKFFNVYGPGESHKGRMASMVFHGWNQLRDTGAVRLFKSHHSDYADGGQLRDFIYVADVVDVILTLTKQPQVSGLFNLGTGRAHSFRSLIEELFRAVGQPPNIEYIPMPRDLRSKYQYFTEAKMRKLTEAGISFSPTPLSDAVADYAQWLRANAPI, from the coding sequence ATGCCCTTAATCAATCCACGCATTGTCATTACTGGAGCAGCCGGCTTTATCGGTAGTCGGCTCCTGGCCCGCTTAAATGAAACCACATCCGCCGAAGATATCTTGGCGGTTGACCACCCCATCTCGCAAAGAAAGGTAACCAATCTGGCGGTGGCTCCCGACGTATCGTTTCTTACTCATACCGCATTTATCGAGGCGCTTGAATCAGGTTCGCTTTCACCGGAAGTGATCTTCCACATGGGAGCCTGTAGCTCTACCGTAGAAACCGATTGGAGATATCTAGCAGAAAACAACATTCGATACTCTCAGCGTATATGGGAGTGGAGCGCCGCCAACGGGCGACAATTTATCTACGCTTCGAGTGCAGCAACTTACGGCGATGGCACCCACGGATTTGATGACGAGTATGACATACAAAATTTGAGGCCACTCAACCTCTATGGCAAATCCAAGCACGATTTTGATCTTTGGGTCGAAGCACAAACGCAAAAGGATCGTGCTCGTCCGGCACAGTGCGTGGGTCTGAAGTTCTTTAACGTCTATGGTCCGGGCGAGTCCCACAAAGGCCGCATGGCATCGATGGTTTTTCATGGATGGAACCAATTACGGGATACGGGGGCGGTCCGGCTATTCAAGTCACATCATTCCGATTACGCCGATGGCGGCCAACTCCGCGATTTCATCTATGTAGCTGATGTCGTCGACGTCATACTAACGTTAACTAAGCAACCCCAAGTGTCTGGGCTTTTCAATCTCGGCACAGGCCGCGCTCACTCCTTTCGGTCGCTAATCGAGGAACTATTCCGGGCAGTAGGTCAGCCCCCCAACATAGAATACATACCAATGCCGCGTGATTTGAGGTCAAAGTATCAATACTTCACCGAAGCCAAAATGCGAAAACTGACCGAAGCCGGAATCTCTTTTTCGCCTACGCCACTCTCCGATGCGGTCGCCGACTATGCACAATGGCTTCGTGCCAACGCTCCCATTTGA
- a CDS encoding D-sedoheptulose-7-phosphate isomerase: MISTLLAELIATLEESRRLIPAIEAAGHEIRTALRAKRRIYTAGNGGSAADAMHLAEELIGRFDRERPSLPAIPLCSDSATLTCIANDYGFEKIFSRQIEGLGQSGDILVIFSTSGKSLNIITALQVARDRGLRTIAVLGKDGGPSKLIADHAIVVPSQSTARIQEVHTFILHAWLSLIEGDLELVQ, encoded by the coding sequence ATGATTTCCACCCTACTAGCAGAGCTGATCGCCACGTTGGAGGAAAGTCGTCGACTCATTCCTGCTATTGAGGCAGCAGGACATGAAATCCGCACGGCCTTACGGGCAAAAAGAAGAATATATACCGCCGGTAACGGAGGCAGCGCAGCCGACGCCATGCACCTCGCGGAAGAACTAATTGGTCGATTTGACCGAGAGCGTCCATCACTTCCCGCAATTCCTCTTTGTTCCGACTCTGCCACACTAACATGTATCGCCAACGACTACGGTTTTGAAAAAATATTCTCCCGACAAATCGAAGGATTGGGTCAATCGGGTGATATTTTGGTGATTTTTTCAACGAGTGGTAAGTCGCTTAATATAATCACCGCTTTGCAGGTAGCCCGCGATCGCGGACTAAGAACCATCGCCGTGCTAGGTAAGGACGGGGGCCCTTCAAAATTGATTGCTGACCATGCTATCGTAGTGCCTAGCCAATCCACGGCCCGAATTCAGGAAGTCCACACTTTTATCCTTCACGCTTGGCTTTCGCTGATCGAGGGCGACCTCGAACTCGTCCAATGA
- a CDS encoding bifunctional heptose 7-phosphate kinase/heptose 1-phosphate adenyltransferase translates to MTPLSLDFLDRISVLVVGDVMLDRYIWGDIRRISPEAPVPVVEIDRETCTAGGAANVALNLAALGVSCEIFGAFGCDAAGEELSCLLKKHHVAFEPRLARNGTATITKTRVLAQNQQVCRLDREERPPLYTLAVGGLMDLLAEKSMQYSAVIISDYAKGTIDQAVIDRLRQVCKEKNVFLSLDPKPTRSLEISGFNLLTPNRREANLLAGLPAHCSFEQCAAEDVAQLVIDRHRPEHMVMTLSENGMLLKSRERSARHFPTIAHQVADVSGAGDTVVATLTAAMSAGLSPEDAVHIANTAAGVVVSKLGTATVTRSELSKALHLPSI, encoded by the coding sequence ATGACCCCGCTATCTCTCGATTTTCTCGATCGTATTTCCGTCTTAGTGGTCGGCGATGTGATGCTCGACCGCTACATCTGGGGAGATATTCGACGTATTTCCCCTGAAGCTCCAGTGCCAGTAGTCGAGATCGATCGGGAAACTTGCACGGCAGGCGGTGCCGCCAACGTTGCTCTCAACCTTGCCGCACTTGGGGTGAGCTGCGAAATATTTGGGGCATTTGGTTGCGATGCGGCAGGTGAGGAACTCAGTTGCCTGTTGAAGAAACACCACGTTGCATTCGAGCCTAGGTTAGCCCGCAATGGCACCGCCACTATCACTAAAACGCGCGTCCTTGCTCAAAACCAACAGGTTTGCCGCCTCGATCGGGAAGAGCGCCCGCCTCTATATACACTAGCTGTCGGCGGCTTAATGGATCTACTGGCCGAAAAATCAATGCAATACAGTGCAGTGATAATATCTGACTATGCAAAAGGAACAATCGACCAAGCAGTCATCGATCGCTTGCGTCAGGTATGCAAAGAAAAAAATGTCTTTCTCTCACTTGACCCGAAGCCCACTCGTTCACTGGAAATAAGTGGCTTCAATTTACTCACGCCGAACCGCCGCGAAGCCAACTTACTGGCAGGCCTTCCTGCGCATTGCAGCTTTGAACAATGCGCGGCTGAAGACGTGGCACAATTAGTTATCGATCGCCATCGACCTGAACATATGGTTATGACTCTGAGTGAAAATGGTATGCTTTTGAAATCTCGTGAGAGGTCCGCCCGCCATTTCCCCACGATAGCGCATCAGGTCGCCGACGTATCCGGTGCTGGTGATACCGTTGTTGCCACGCTTACTGCCGCCATGAGCGCCGGACTGAGTCCGGAGGATGCTGTGCACATTGCCAATACAGCAGCGGGTGTGGTAGTCAGCAAGTTGGGAACGGCCACCGTAACTCGCAGTGAGTTATCCAAGGCCTTGCACCTTCCCTCGATCTGA